The DNA segment TATCGCTGGTTAACGAAAAGGATTCCGATGCTCCCTCCGCAGAACGTTCGGCGCTGCGGATATATTCGCGAACCTGCTCATTAACGTGTACCAGCCGGGCTTTTCCTCCCTGTACGCCTGGTTTGGGCGACGTCGTCCAGCCTTCCTTGCGCACCCATTTATTGATGGTTTGTCGGCTGTAACCGGTCAGATTAGCGAGTTCTTCTGGCGTCATCCGTTCCTTGAACATAACGATTCCCTGAATAGTCGTATGGTTAATTAGCGGTTCACTTTATAGCATCATTTTAGTTGAAACCGTGACGCGTTTAACTACTAAATGCGAGTTGTTACGCAATGTTCTTCATTTGCCTGCTTTTTCAGCGATTGAATTTGCCGGTGACATTTTGCCGTTGACACATGCGAAGGGAATTCATATGATGCCGCCCGTCAACTCGACAAGCTTTACGTGACGGGGCTATAGCTCAGCTGGGAGAGCGCTTGCATGGCATGCAAGAGGTCAGCGGTTCGATCCCGCTTAGCTCCACCAAATTTGAATCCCAACAAATCTGGTACGTAAAAGCATCGTGGGGCTATAGCTCAGCTGGGAGAGCGCTTGCATGGCATGCAAGAGGTCAGCGGTTCGATCCCGCTTAGCTCCACCAAAATTTGAACCCTCGCTGAAAAGCGGGGGTTTTTTGTATCTGCATTCCCGCCATTTTTGTAATACAGTTTCAGTAAGCGTCAATACCTTTGTATCAAATGAAAGAACGTGTAAGAGCGCCTGATATCAGGCCTGTGCAGGTTTGCTTCGCGTCACGAATAAACTTATTATTTGTGTGCCTTATAGCGTGACTGATGAGAACAGGGAATCTATGCAGGGTAAGCATAACTTACTAAAAAATATAAGAATATTTATCATTTCTTTGACGCTATCCATTGTCGGCATACAGTTCTCCCGCTCTATTTCTCCGCTCGCCGTTGTCGATGACAGCTCTATTTTCCTGGCCTGGCTGCCGCTATGCGTCATGTTTTCCGTGCTGTTCTTATTTGGCCGACGCGGTATTGTCCCCATCATTTTAGCGATGATGGCGACCAATCACTGGAACCTTCATCTCCCGTTAATGCAGGCAGCGGTGCTGTTATTTTGTCAGACCTTTTCCGTATTGGGCATTTGCGGGATTGTCCGCTGGCAAGTGGGGTCGCGCTGGCGTCATGGATTGCCTGACAGGAATATCTGGTTGCGTATCTTCTGGATCGGGTTTGTCGCGCCGGCGGGCATCAAAGCCAGCATGTATCTCGCGGGGCATTGTCTGGACTACCCTGTTGCGATATCAACATTCTTTGGTACGGCAACCATTATTTATACCATCGTGGATATTCTGAGCCTGATTTCAGCGGTCCTGATTTTCACGATGCTCTTTTATTATCCTCTGCGGATGATAATCAACCCGCGCTATTGCCGCATTTTCTGGCGCAGGGACATTGCGCCGTATCTGGTCAAAGAGAAGCGTCTGTTTACCCTGACCTGGATCTCCGTCGTCGTGGCGCTGATCGTTCTGATGTGCGCGCCTTTTGATGCCGACTATATTGCCGGTTATCTGGTGCCCGTCTTTTTTATTGTTTTTACGCTCGGCGTGGGCAAGCTGAGTTATCCGCTGCTGAACCTCAGCTGGGCCATCTCTGCGCTGTGCCTGCTGGTGTATAACCGGAATTTCTTGCAGGGCGTCGGCTCCGAATATTCACTGGCCTTTATCCTCTCTGTTCTCATCTCCTTTAGTATTTGCTTGCTGTATATGGTGTGTATTTATCAACGCAGCGAATGGTTGAACCGACAGTGGCATGGTCAGGCGTTAACCGACCCGTTGACGCGCCTTCCTAACATTCGCGCGCTGGAGCAATTTTTGTTGCAGGGAACAGGACAAACGGTTTGCTGCCTGCGGATGGAAAACCTGGAATTTTTGAGTCGACATTACGGCATGCTGATGCGCGTTCATTGCAAACGCTCGGTGTGTCGAATGCTGCAACCGTTCCTGCAAGAAAACGAGAGCGTATTTCAGGTGCCAGGCAGCGAATTGTTGTTAGTGCTTCGCGGCCCTGAGACGGAAGCCCGCCTGCAACATATGGTTAATCTCCTCAATAGCCGCAAAATTTACTGGAACAATACCGGGCTGGACATGGAATACGGCGCCGCGTGGGGCGCTTACGACGGCAGGCAGGAGACGCTGCAACCCCTGCTGGGGCAACTTAGCTGGCTGTCGGAGCAATCCTGCGCGAACCACCGGGTTATGGCGCTGACCCAAAGTCTTGAGGCGGTCTCCGATCAGACGACGGAACGGGTATTACTGCTGCAAAAGGTTCGCAAAGCGCTGGAGAACGGCGATCTGGTTTTGTACGCGCAACCGATTCTCAACGCGCAGGGGAAAGGGTATGCGGAGGTTCTGGCGCGACTGAAAAGTGATGACGGCATCATGACGCCGGACCAGTTTATTCCACTGATTGCCCAATTTAACCTCAGCGCCCGCTTTGATTTACAGGTTGTGGAAGCCCTGCTGCGATGGATAGCTACCCACCCGACGACAGAGCCGGGCGCCCGTTTCTCGGTCAATTTAATGCCGTTGACGTTACTGAATAAAGAGAGCGCATCACGCATTATCTGCCTGTTCAGGCGTTATGGTATTACGCCAGAAAGCGTGATCATCGAAATCACCGAAGAGCAGGCGTTTTCCAATTCTGAAATCAGCACGCAGAATATTGCGCAACTGCGGAATTTCGGTTTCAGGATAGCCATTGATGATTTTGGTACGGGATACGCGAACTATGAACGTCTTAAACGCCTGCGGGCAGACATCATCAAGATTGATGGTTGCTTCATAAAAGACATTATGACGGACTCTCTGGATGCGATGATTGTGAAATCAATTACCGATCTCGCGAAAGCGAAATCCTTATGCGTGGTTGCCGAATTTGTCGAGACGCCGGAGCAGCGGGAATTACTCTTAAGCCTGGGCGTGAACTATCTGCAAGGTTATCTGATTGGGCGACCGCGCCCGCTGGAAGCGCTACAGCTATAAAAAAACCGGGGAACATGTCCCCGGTTGCGCGTCGTAAGGCCAGATGAAGGCGTTTGCGCCGCCGCCTGGCGATACCGTAATTACAGCACCAGCGCTGCGATAGACGCAGACAGTACGCTCACCAGCGTTGAGCCGTACACCAGTTTCAGACCAAAACGTGAAACCACGTTGCCTTGCTCTTCGTTCAGACCTTTAATCGCGCCTGCGATAATCCCGATGGAAGAGAAGTTAGCGAAGGAGACCAGGAATACAGAGATGATGCCTTCCGCGCGCGGAGAGAGCGTAGAGGCGATTTTCTGTAGATCCATCATGGCGACGAATTCGTTAGATACCAGTTTGGTCGCCATGATACTGCCTACCTGAAGCGCTTCATTCGCCGGAACCCCCATGACCCAGGCCACCGGGTAGAAGATGTAACCCAGAATGCCCTGGAAGGAGATGCCCAGAACGGCCGCGAACAGGGCGTTCAGCGCCGCGATCAGGGCGATAAAGCCAATCAGCATCGCCGCAACGATAATCGCGACCTTAAAGCCCGCCAGAATGTATTCGCCCAGCATTTCGAAGAAGCTCTGACCTTCGTGCAGGTTAGACATCTGAATATTTTCTTCGCTGGCTTCGACGCGATAGGGGTTGATCACTGACAGAACGATAAAGGTGCTGAACATGTTCAGAACCAGCGCCGCAACGACATATTTCGGCTCCAGCATGGTCATGTACGCGCCCACGATAGACATGGATACGGTAGACATCGCCGTTGCCGCCATCGTGTACATACGATTGCGGGACATTTTGCCGAGGATGTCTTTATACGCGATAAAGTTCTCAGACTGGCCCAGAATCAGGGAGCTGACGGCGTTAAATGATTCCAGCTTACCCATCCCGTTGACTTTGGATAAGAGGAAACCAATCGCGCGAATCACAACCGGCAGAACGCGGATGTGCTGAAGAATACCGATCAGCGCGGAAATAAAGACGATGGGGCAAAGGACTTTCAGGAAGAAGAAGGCCAGGCCCTGATCGTTCATGCTGCCGAAAACGAAGTTGGTTCCTTCGTTGGCAAAACCGAGCAGTTTTTCAAACATCTCGGAGAAACCTTTCACGAAGCCCAGGCCAACGTTTGAGTTCAGGAAGAACCAGGCCAGTAAAACTTCGATAACAAGCAGCTGAATGACGTAACGAATGCGAATTTTTTTACGGTCATGGCTTACCAGCAGTGCGAGTACCGCAACAACAGCGAGGGCCAGGACAAAATGAAGGACGCGGTCCATATTTGCTCCAAATATGAGGCAGGTTTAATTTCCGTGCACATTCTATGCAACAACAATAAAGAAAACGAGATCAAACACACACTATAATAAGGAGCTGTGATGAGATTCAAAATTAGTGATCTGGAATACGTTTCTGTTATGTTTAGTATGGAAGTGAAAAGTTATGTCATTGTGCTAATCTCATACAATTAACAAACAACCTGGTTTTGTTTTTCGACCCTCCCTTGCTGGCCCATAGCCTGGCGCTATCAGAGATATCAACGTTACCCATTAAAATGCACTTGATAATCATTCTCAATAAACATAGCATAAAACATAGCAAAGGCTATGTTTCTGAGGCAAAAGATGACAAACGATCGCGTTGAAAGCAGTAGTGGACGAGCGGCGCGCAAGTTAAGGCTCGCATTGATGGGCCCGGCGTTCATCGCCGCGATCGGATACATCGATCCCGGTAACTTTGCGACCAATATTCAGGCCGGAGCCAGCTTTGGCTATAAATTGCTGTGGGTGGTTGTCTGGGCGAACCTGATGGCGATGCTCATCCAGGTTCTGTCGGCCAAACTGGGGATTGCGACAAGCAAAAACCTGGCGGAGCAAATTCGCGATCATTACCCGCGCCCTGTCGTCTGGTTCTATTGGGTTCAGGCGGAAATCATCGCGATGGCCACCGACTTAGCGGAATTTATCGGGGCAGCGATCGGCTTTAAGCTCATTCTCGGTATCTCCCTGTTGCAGGGGGCGGTGCTGACGGGTATCGCCACATTCCTGATTCTGATGTTGCAGCGTCGTGGGCAAAAACCGCTGGAAAAAGTGATTGGCGGATTACTGCTGTTTGTGGCCGCAGCCTATATTGTGGAACTGATTTTTTCGCAGCCAAGCCTGGCGCAGCTGAGCAAAGGGATGATCATCCCCAGCCTGCCGAACTCTGAGGCGGTATTTCTGGCCGCCGGGGTGCTGGGCGCGACCATCATGCCCCACGTTATCTATCTGCACTCTTCTTTAACGCAGCATCTGCACGGCGGCTCCCGGCAGCAGCGCTATGCTGCCACTAAATGGGATGTGGCGATAGCGATGACGATTGCAGGGTTCGTGAACCTGGCGATGATGGCGACCGCTGCCGCCGCGTTCCATTTTAGCGGGCATACCGGTATTGCCGATCTTGATCAGGCGTATCTGACGCTGGAACCGCTGCTTAGCCATGCTGCGGCGACGGTGTTCGGCCTGAGCCTGGTTGCGGCGGGGCTCTCTTCCACCGTGGTCGGTACGCTGGCGGGGCAGGTTGTGATGCAGGGATTTGTTCGCTTCCACATTCCGCTGTGGGTACGCCGCACCATCACGATGATGCCGTCGTTTATCGTTATTCTTATGGGGCTCGATCCAACCCGAATCCTGGTGATGAGCCAGGTCCTGCTGAGTTTCGGCATTGCGCTGGCGCTGGTGCCGTTATTGATTTTTACCAGCGATCGCACATTGATGGGCGATCTGGTGAATACCCAATGGGTCAAGTACATCGGCTGGATGATTGTGGTGCTGGTGGTGGCGCTGAATATCTGGTTGCTGGTAGGAACCGCGCTGGGGTTGTGATTTGAAGACCGTATAGCCAGGGAATTTAAGAGAAACGGTTGAATCGGTATTGCTGATAAAAACACAATTCGAAAATAGCCCCGTTTGAACGGGGCTATTTTTAATGACGGTGTCCGTGACCCCGGCCAGGGTGGTGGTCGCGATCGCGCCAGCCTTCGCGGTAGCCGCGTTCATAGGCTTTGCGCTTATCCCAGCCGCGATGATAGCCATTATCGTGTCGCCACCAGCGATTTTTACGCCATTCATAATGGTGGTGCCAGTAATCCCGGTCGCGCCAGTATCTGCCGTCCCAGTAGTTACCGTAATTATCGCGATCGCCAATTTGTAATTTTATCGATGGCAACAGGGTGATTTCGCCAGCGTTCGCGGCAAGCGGTGTAAAAGCCAATAAGGCTGCCGCCAGAATCAGTGACCTGAACATTCTTTTTCTCCTTCACGATCGAGCCGTAATCGGCCTGTTAACGCAATATTACGGGGCGGTAAAGCCCCGTTTCATCGCCTTAACTCTTAAATCATGAGTGAGAGCACTTTTTGCTAAAAAGTGATTATTGGCTGCCGTTCAGGATTGCGTTGATTTCTGCGCATTCGGCGGGAGAAAAATGACGATTCGCCAGCATCCCCACGGCATCTTCAATTTGCGCGGTCTTGCTGGCGCCAATCAGCACTGACGTTACCTTGTCGTCGCGCAGCACCCAGGCCAGCGCCATCTGGGACAGTTTTTGCCCCCGACGTCCGGCCAGCGCATTTAACTGGCGCACTTTTTCCAGTTTCTCCGGGGTAATCTGATCCGGGTTAAGGAAGCGGCTTCCGCTGGCGGCCCGGGAATCAGCCGGAATGCCGTTGAGATAACGATCGGTTAATTGCCCGCCCGCCAGCGGTGAAAAGGCGATACTGCCAACGCCTTTCTCCTGCAATAATGCCAGCAAGCCGTCTTCGACCCAGCGCTCAAACATCGAGTATTTGGGCTGGTGAATCAGGCACGGCGTGCCCAGGTCGTCCAGGATCTCAATGGCCTGTCTGGCCAGATCCGCCGGATAGTTGGAAATCCCGACGTACAGCGCTTTTCCCTGACGAACAATATGATCCAGCGCTTTCATCGTCTCTTTGAGCGGCGTTTCCGGGTCAGGGCGGTGGTGATAGAAGATATCGACATACTCCAGCCCCAGACGTTTCAGGCTTTGATCGAGGCTGGCTATCAAATACTTGCGCGAACCCCAGTCACCGTAAGGGCCATCCCACATGGTATAACCCGCTTTAGTGGAAATGATCAGTTCATCGCGCCACGGTAAAAAATCTTCCTGTAGGATACGGCCAAAATGGCGCTCTGCTGAGCCTGGCGGCGGGCCGTAATTATTTGCGAGATCAAAATGGGTAATTCCCAGATCAAAAGCACGCTGTAGCAGCGCCCGGCTGTTCTCTACCTGAGTGGTATCACCGAAATTGTGCCATAGCCCAAGTGAAATGGCGGGGAGCTTTAAACCGCTCTGACCGCAGCGGCGATACTCCATTGTCTGGTAGCGATTTTTATCGGCCCGATAAACCATGTTGTTGCCCTCTGAATGACGTGAGTT comes from the Citrobacter koseri ATCC BAA-895 genome and includes:
- a CDS encoding YfeC-like transcriptional regulator; its protein translation is MFKERMTPEELANLTGYSRQTINKWVRKEGWTTSPKPGVQGGKARLVHVNEQVREYIRSAERSAEGASESFSLTSDTSLESLLVTLAKEMTPSEQKHFTSLLLREGITGLLQRLGIRDSK
- a CDS encoding bifunctional diguanylate cyclase/phosphodiesterase, with translation MQGKHNLLKNIRIFIISLTLSIVGIQFSRSISPLAVVDDSSIFLAWLPLCVMFSVLFLFGRRGIVPIILAMMATNHWNLHLPLMQAAVLLFCQTFSVLGICGIVRWQVGSRWRHGLPDRNIWLRIFWIGFVAPAGIKASMYLAGHCLDYPVAISTFFGTATIIYTIVDILSLISAVLIFTMLFYYPLRMIINPRYCRIFWRRDIAPYLVKEKRLFTLTWISVVVALIVLMCAPFDADYIAGYLVPVFFIVFTLGVGKLSYPLLNLSWAISALCLLVYNRNFLQGVGSEYSLAFILSVLISFSICLLYMVCIYQRSEWLNRQWHGQALTDPLTRLPNIRALEQFLLQGTGQTVCCLRMENLEFLSRHYGMLMRVHCKRSVCRMLQPFLQENESVFQVPGSELLLVLRGPETEARLQHMVNLLNSRKIYWNNTGLDMEYGAAWGAYDGRQETLQPLLGQLSWLSEQSCANHRVMALTQSLEAVSDQTTERVLLLQKVRKALENGDLVLYAQPILNAQGKGYAEVLARLKSDDGIMTPDQFIPLIAQFNLSARFDLQVVEALLRWIATHPTTEPGARFSVNLMPLTLLNKESASRIICLFRRYGITPESVIIEITEEQAFSNSEISTQNIAQLRNFGFRIAIDDFGTGYANYERLKRLRADIIKIDGCFIKDIMTDSLDAMIVKSITDLAKAKSLCVVAEFVETPEQRELLLSLGVNYLQGYLIGRPRPLEALQL
- the nupC gene encoding nucleoside permease NupC encodes the protein MDRVLHFVLALAVVAVLALLVSHDRKKIRIRYVIQLLVIEVLLAWFFLNSNVGLGFVKGFSEMFEKLLGFANEGTNFVFGSMNDQGLAFFFLKVLCPIVFISALIGILQHIRVLPVVIRAIGFLLSKVNGMGKLESFNAVSSLILGQSENFIAYKDILGKMSRNRMYTMAATAMSTVSMSIVGAYMTMLEPKYVVAALVLNMFSTFIVLSVINPYRVEASEENIQMSNLHEGQSFFEMLGEYILAGFKVAIIVAAMLIGFIALIAALNALFAAVLGISFQGILGYIFYPVAWVMGVPANEALQVGSIMATKLVSNEFVAMMDLQKIASTLSPRAEGIISVFLVSFANFSSIGIIAGAIKGLNEEQGNVVSRFGLKLVYGSTLVSVLSASIAALVL
- a CDS encoding Nramp family divalent metal transporter — translated: MTNDRVESSSGRAARKLRLALMGPAFIAAIGYIDPGNFATNIQAGASFGYKLLWVVVWANLMAMLIQVLSAKLGIATSKNLAEQIRDHYPRPVVWFYWVQAEIIAMATDLAEFIGAAIGFKLILGISLLQGAVLTGIATFLILMLQRRGQKPLEKVIGGLLLFVAAAYIVELIFSQPSLAQLSKGMIIPSLPNSEAVFLAAGVLGATIMPHVIYLHSSLTQHLHGGSRQQRYAATKWDVAIAMTIAGFVNLAMMATAAAAFHFSGHTGIADLDQAYLTLEPLLSHAAATVFGLSLVAAGLSSTVVGTLAGQVVMQGFVRFHIPLWVRRTITMMPSFIVILMGLDPTRILVMSQVLLSFGIALALVPLLIFTSDRTLMGDLVNTQWVKYIGWMIVVLVVALNIWLLVGTALGL
- the ypeC gene encoding DUF2502 domain-containing protein YpeC: MFRSLILAAALLAFTPLAANAGEITLLPSIKLQIGDRDNYGNYWDGRYWRDRDYWHHHYEWRKNRWWRHDNGYHRGWDKRKAYERGYREGWRDRDHHPGRGHGHRH
- the mgrA gene encoding L-glyceraldehyde 3-phosphate reductase, coding for MVYRADKNRYQTMEYRRCGQSGLKLPAISLGLWHNFGDTTQVENSRALLQRAFDLGITHFDLANNYGPPPGSAERHFGRILQEDFLPWRDELIISTKAGYTMWDGPYGDWGSRKYLIASLDQSLKRLGLEYVDIFYHHRPDPETPLKETMKALDHIVRQGKALYVGISNYPADLARQAIEILDDLGTPCLIHQPKYSMFERWVEDGLLALLQEKGVGSIAFSPLAGGQLTDRYLNGIPADSRAASGSRFLNPDQITPEKLEKVRQLNALAGRRGQKLSQMALAWVLRDDKVTSVLIGASKTAQIEDAVGMLANRHFSPAECAEINAILNGSQ